Below is a genomic region from Equus caballus isolate H_3958 breed thoroughbred chromosome X, TB-T2T, whole genome shotgun sequence.
CAAAATATCACCCGACAGACTGCTTATAAGTCACAGGGGGACAAAGGCAGCTTTACAGTGGAGTGATCTGTCCAACAGATCACTTTAAATAAGTGGCCGACTGAGTAATGCCAATAGCAGCGCCGACAGCTAGACAAACTGACCTTAGGATCCTCCAGATGTGGTGTAACGTGAACTACTCATCACCTATTTGACATTCTTGCCAAAACTGTTAAACGTAAATCGGAACAAGAGGACAATATCAGGCAAACCCATATTGTGGACGCTTTACAAGCAAACAGGCCTAGGCTCTTGGAAAAGCTCATCGTCATGGAAGATTTAGGATGAGGGACTGTTTGGGACTAGAGGATaataaagagacatgacaacaaaATGCAATGTATGATACTTGATTGCATTGTTCATCCCCAAAAGGATATTATTGGGACAATTAGGGAAATATGAATACGGACTGTCTATGGACTTAGGTGATAACATGCCGCTGTTAAATTTCTCCAACGTGATAACAGTATTGTGGTTAGATCGCAGAATATCCTAGTTCTTAGGAGATACATTCTGAAGTAATCGGATGAAGTATTTGGAACTGTTAAGTGGGAAgcgaaaaggaaaaggagagataaAGCAATGGGATACCGCGAATCTAGGTAACAGAATGTGCACTCTTCGGTTTTGTgcgttttcaaaataaaaagttgagggAAACAGGTTGCTCATATTTTAGAGTTGTGCACTGAAATATTTACCAATAAAATAAGATGATTTCTggtattttcttgaaaataatctggaagagggaaaagggagaagacATATATGAAATGAGCTTGGCCACGAGTTGTTAATGGTTGCGGTTGGGGGATGGATAATTGGCGGTTCCTTCACTATTCTCCATtgtacagtggttctcaaagtgtggtcccccaccagcagcatctgcatcaccGGGGGAATTGTCATAAAAGCGAACTCTAGGTCCCACTCTGGATTTTTAAATCCGAGACTATAGATGTGGAGCTCAGCAATCTGTGTTTCAACAAGCCCTtcgggtgattctgatgcaagctAACGTTCCAGGACCACTGCCCTACTGTAACGAACCTGGAGATTGTAAGTTTGTATACAAAATCTAatttgtatatgtttttaaattatccaCAGTGCAATCTGTtgttgaaaataaagaaagcagGCATCCCAGCTGTTTAGCGGCCAAGTTTTAATAGAGTCTCAAGACAGATAATCCTAATCTTATACAAACACTTCCAGAGGATAGAAAAGAGGGACTACCCCCCAACTCTGTCTATAAGCCCAGAAAACCTTGACCCTGGAACCAGCAAAGATAGTATGATAAAGAGAAACGCCAAGTCAATCTCGCTCATgaagagaagacacaaaaatcCTAGGCAAAACTTTGGCAACCTGAACCCACCGGGATACACAAAAGATGATACACCATAACTAAGTTACATTTATCCTAGGAGAGCAAAGCTGGGTTCACATTAGAAAAACCATAGATGGAAGGGGGCATGAGAGAGGTCTGTGTGTTGCTGATACGTTCTGTTGCTTGCTCTAGGTGCTAACTGAATGTGTATGCTTAGTTTTTGAAAACTCATTAAGATACacacatggtgtttgtcttttttttggttaTAAGATAAACTTCAccgaagattttttaaaaaatctttaagtaACACTCACTGTATTTTAACGGGTTAAATGAATAGAGCCTTGATCATTTCAATAGAGGCAAAAAAGTAGAATTCAATATCTATGCATGATTTTTAAGACAAATTAAACTAGGAATATAAGGGAAGTTCCTTGATCTGACgaaggcaaagaaaggaaaaaagagggagaaaggaagaaagaagagacaaagaaagagaaagaaagaaggaaggaaagaaaacaatgaaacacagCAAACCCATTTTAATATGGAAGTGTTGGCAGCATTCTCTTTGATGTTGGGAACAACCCAAAGGTGCCTAATTTTGCCATCGCCATTCGACTTGGTAGTGGACGTCCTAGCCAGCACAGCAAGAAACCTGTAAGTTGATTTTTGCACTCCTGTTACTCACAGATTCACAGAAAGCTGCAGAATGCCGATAGACAAATTATTAGACAGCACAGAGTTTAGCATGGTGGCTGACTCTAAGAtcaatatactttttaaaaagtcgaGTGGATTTCCATAAATTAGATACAAATAGAAAATGTCTCTTTTGAACAGATACGAAGTATAAGAGCAACAACACTCTAGAGTATCTTCAGATAGATACAATAAAAGATGTACAAGATCTGAGTGTACAAAAGGTAGAACTAAATACTAAACTTAAAGATGAAAACGTTAAAGGAGACCCACATAAATGGAGGGGCATCCCATGTTGGTGACCAGGAAGGCTGGATAGCCTAAAGATAGTAAACTCGCCCCTAACTGATCCATAGATTCCACGAAAAGGCAATCCAAATCTATTGCAAATGAGTTTTCAGGGAGCATGACATGCTGATCCTAACCTTTATAGGGAAGGGCAAAAGGCAAAGAACAGCCAAGATATGCCTGGAGATGATGAATAAGATGTAGGGACTTTCCCTGCCAGAGATCAAGGTGTCTCATCAAGAGATAAAAATTAAGCCAGTGTAGTATTGGCGCAGGAATAGACAAATTTATCTGTGGTACAGAACAGGGAGCTCAGAGACAAATACGGACCAAAATGACTCCAAACACTGCCAAATGTTCCCAGCGGGTGCAAAATCGCCCCCGATTGAGAATCCCTGACACAGGAATATGGATCAACACACGCTGAATTTTGCAAAAGTAAATCACAGATTACCGAGGACATGAGTGAAAAATGCATGCACATACAATATTTCACAGCCAAAGAGCGAACAGTCTGGGAAACAAGGCTTGCGGAGCACAGCGCTGCACTCCGCTTCACGACTTCCTGGCTGGCCTAGTAAAGCGAGCATGCGGAGAAGCGGGAGGGAAGCGAGGGGGCGGGACTTTGTCGGGTGAGCCTCGGTGGAACTCGAAGCTCATTGGTCGCCCGCCACAGCGGTGAGAAGCCGCAGGCCGGAAGCTCATTGGCCTTTGTGGAAAGGGCGGGAAAGGGAGCGAGCACTGGGTCTTCCCTCAGGCCTCTGGTGCGGAGCCCACTGATTCCGACCTGCCGAAGGCTGAGGTAACCACAGGCTGGCATCAGAAATATGACCCTCGTTCTCCACgccccttcttttctcctttcctcctctctggaTCCCCAGCCCTTTTTCCTGTCCTCCACCTCAGTGGGGAACCTCCGCCCCCTCCCGCTCCCGCTATCCCGCTCCGCCCCTTCCCCGTCCTGGGTGGAACCGCCATGGTGGAACCGCCGTAGGAGGACGCCTTGCCCCAGCCCCCTGACCCCTGGCTTCTGGCTCCTGGGGCAGGGCTCATGCCCCTGCGTTTGATTCTGAGGTGGGGGCAGCAGCGAATGACTGGGCTGCCTGAGAAGAGGTGGTGCAGTCCAGGTGTGGGAGTGGGAGAAGGTGTGCTCAAGTATAATTGTTGAAGCCTGGAGAGGAGTGTGGATGATTGTTGGGAGGCTGTGGAGAGAATGCGTGGGTTCGCATAAAAGCAGCAAGGGTGTGTTGGTCCAGGAAAACAATTAGCGCAACGCAGAGTCGGCTGTTGACTAGATCAGAGTCTGGCATTCGATAGGGGGCTCAACAAACATCTATTCAGTGAATAATCgaggagatgaatgaaaataattatcGAAAGAGGGGCTTGGAACCCAGCAGAATAATATGATTTCATGGGGGTGTAAAGGGATGTCAGGTTAAAGAGGGCGCAAAGGAATAATTAACGTTATGGTAGGGTGCAAGAAAAGAATCAGAATGGAGTGTGAGAGGAAAACTGAATGGAGGGCATACATGAGACTAATAACAGAACTGAGTGCAGCGGGCATAGAATCATGAGTAGGGAGTGAATGAATGTAGGATGTTAGGAAGACAGTTGTGGAAGTGGGTGCCGGGAATGATAGTCGGGAATAGCAGAGTATGGGATGATACATGAGAAGGGGGAGTGGTAATTGTTGAAGGGGGCACGAGAGTGCAAGTGTATGCCTGAAAAGGGGGTCTATGTGGAGTGAAGGTAAGCAAGGAGACTAATAATTGGGTTGAAAACAGACAGGACCCATGCCAAGAGTTTCTCGGAATGAGGCTATGTGTGAGTGGGGCTTCCTAGGAATGACACTACCCCTACATAAGCTTATGTAGCTCGTGAGGCTACATAAGCAAGAAGGGAGGTGCAATCTGATTTCAGTGGCGAGCTGGATGGAGAAGAATCCAGCCGCCTCAGGTGAGGTTTTCCAAGGGCAGAGGAAGTACCTACGTTGGGGGTAGGGGATCATGTGGCCGTCCTGACCTCTGCTCCTGGCCCTAGAACCATGGATCCCAATGAAATGCCTGCTGTGCACTGCTGCCCCTCTGACTCCACCAAAGGGCTTGGGACTGGATTCCCATGGGGGATTAAAATTGTTCCCAGAAGAGCTATAATTCTCTGTGCCCGCTGCCACAACCATGGCATCACTGACCAAATCAAGGACCATGAGCACTGCTGCCTCTTCCAGACCTGCAAGTGTCACAAGTGTGTCCGCTTCTCGTGAGTATGGTGTCTGataagggaggggagagagggccgGGCCTTCTCTAAATGTGACCGACTTTAGACCTGCAATCCCCCACTTTAGGCAACACTGCACGGTCTCGCCTGCTGAGAGTGCCTTGAAGAGGGAGCAGAGGGTACACCTAAAGAGGCACCTGGCTCAAGGACTGATAAGGAGTGGGGCCGCCCCTCCCAAAGCTCACCGCCGTGTCGAGAAGTTGGCCATCCAAGGAGGAGTCCCCAGTGAGTGTCTCGGGCCAGAGAGAGAGCCTGGGTTTGGGTGTAGGGAGCATGAGTAGTTCTGTCACCAGTTCTATCACCCAATCTcgatgtggccttgggcaagttactcttTGGGCCTTTGCGTCCCCAACTATACAATGCCATCAAGATTACCCACCAAGTATTGGTGGGGAGGAGAGATctgggggctcagagaggtccaCGGTGAGATGAGGCTGCACATTGGGGGTGAGGCTGAGTGGAGTGGGGTCAGGAGGAAAGGCTCACCTAAGCTGTCCCCAGTCTCTCACAGCTGGGAAAGAGAACATCATGCCTCAGCTTGAGGCCCACCCCTGTGCAACCTTCGAGGAGGTAAGGAGAGTCTGGGGCCAGTGGGAGAGGCTCCCACCTCAGCCGCTGCCCAGACCCCTTCCTCTGTGTCCTGAAGACCTGGGTTCCATCTCTAACCCTGGTGCAACTTgccatgtgaccctggggaaCAAatgcttcacctctctgtgcctccatttccccagTTGCAAAATGAAGTGTAGGACTGGCTGGTCTTCAAGGTCTTCCCCGCTCTGACATTCTGGGCTCCTATCTTCATTCCAAAACATGCCCACATCTCTTCACGGCCGGCCTGGTACCTGACTCCAACCCGTGCTCTCTGCTTCCGCAGGCAAGCTCCCAAGGGACTCTGCTGATTGGTCAGGCCCCAGAATTTTTGTCTCTATCCTGGACTCCAGCACCCTTGAAGAAGCAACTAACAATTTCACTTTCCAGGGAGCCCCACAGGCTCCCTACTCTGCCCAGCACGTGAGTAGAGTGAGAAGGACCATGGAGCTAGTTATGTATTGTGTGACTGGGTGCCCAACCTTGTGTTTGATGCCACGGGAGATAGAAGGAGGAAGTAGAGGTGACGGTAGTGGTGGCACGGCGTGGGTGGTGGCAGTGGCGGTGGCggcagtggaggaggaggaggaggtggaggaggacgaaggagaggaggaggagaggagcaggaggaaaagcaggaggaggagacggAACTGGAGGAGCCAGGGAGGAGAAGGCAGCATCTCAGAATAACGGGCAAGGACAGGACTCTCCCAGCTTTGCCATTTCCTATTTGTGAGACTTTGGACAGGTGACTTGGTGCTTCCGAGCCTCCATTTCCCTATCAGTGTACTGACAGGGGACAATATTCTACTCCTATAGCATTGACAAGAGGACTAGCACAAGGCCTGCCACATAGCAGGCCTTTCAACAAATTAGAGGCTGTTATTCCACATGAAACAGATTGATGGGATAGAAGGTCCTGCTGAAAAGGGGAGCCATGATGGCGAGGGCCACAGAGGCCCAGGCGAGGGTCCAGAGGCCATTAGCGAAAGCTGCCTGGAGATAAACCAAGCTGGCCCTTCAAGTCCCGTGGGGATTGGGGAATATGGAGGTGAGAACCAGTCCCTGGACAGGGACGGTAATCACGCCTCTCCAGGTGCTTTGCAGGTTAAAACACAGACACCTGTGATTTCCCATAGACTTCACTGTTGCCCTGGGAGTTTTGAAAAAGCTGGCAGGAATTAGCGTCTCAGGAAAGATATGGaaagaagatatgaaaagatatagaaaagaaaacaggccGAGCAGGGAAGGGACTTGCTCAAGCCACAATGACTAATGGCCAGCAGGCTTTCAGACTCCCACATCCAGATACTGCAAAatcctgcctctctctgtctaCTGGCAGTATGTGTCTGCCAGAGGGCTTAATCCCCTGGCCTCTCCTTTCCTTGTTTCTAGACACTCAACTCTGATCCTCCAGGTCTGTGCCACCCTTGACTCCATTCTACCGCAACCACAGATCCTGGGAAAATGGTGGGGTCCAGAACC
It encodes:
- the DMRTC1B gene encoding doublesex- and mab-3-related transcription factor C1; amino-acid sequence: MDPNEMPAVHCCPSDSTKGLGTGFPWGIKIVPRRAIILCARCHNHGITDQIKDHEHCCLFQTCKCHKCVRFSQHCTVSPAESALKREQRVHLKRHLAQGLIRSGAAPPKAHRRVEKLAIQGGVPSKLPRDSADWSGPRIFVSILDSSTLEEATNNFTFQGAPQAPYSAQHAPKASDRDLGPASSEWQRKLEAAEALLTLRYSSQAPSGSTSLLQPCAAPAPAGDRGLQPPSPSPRPRLVSSISLPIGHLGCISLLK